In Onychostoma macrolepis isolate SWU-2019 chromosome 06, ASM1243209v1, whole genome shotgun sequence, one DNA window encodes the following:
- the fam171b gene encoding family with sequence similarity 171 member B yields MPDLSGCVLLAALLIFCEDGYVRRAEGGVLASLSEEDNASDTQTSPLKGQGDATVPPSESLLTLKIWVKDASSQRFVKGALVSVFLNGSQIHSSQTLENGEVTVTVPYHLGLTLTLVASMEGYVLTQLPWKTTKMPIFSVITMSLRPQTQGNIWLFDDTVLITRKASDLSFQPSVQFPKSLLKLSENTTISMLSAYLTVPTLPTEKDSNFFTLNQSGKGGYRNVKLNPLAMISAQLVSNGKEVDVKGPIQLKIPLPYNTHIRPSDSLPAWTFNMTIGTWVNKGIGTVQMETNGLVWNYVAPQLGNWIAAPPPSSGYMGLASSMDFISYHTYLLVGILGGTLVIVIGFLSVIVFHCRDLNYEAGRKRWNSTRLTVLKKDQTTSTSSDEAQELFFHNGDRSYSLAARGIGHDASDSPRHQANYNIYVENIGRPAGNLYENIGAVGLESFRAAVSNLYVNSDEVAKLREKSEQNGSRQNGAENVVFRDKLFHIYNQSVAIVPAPELFTSQGQADPSGSRSATFPRNGMEHGAQTERNLKDSFTQTLPKVPQQDSDEQQALEGAQAAAANPGLWGRYSHLLESVSVPGTLNEAARMGPFRGELQGISEQTLLELSKGKPSIHPPRAWFVSLDGKPAAQVRHSVIELQGRHRPGSSNDTSLDSGVDMNELQQPLRKSEEPSSSSMAKISGNQEQDLSSSEIGSPEDTSLRNTLEGSSAAIPNIPEDRDAGDTSSESKSTPPPRRLRKVRDKKPDKKTSRHMREERPQMKH; encoded by the exons AGTCGCTCCTGACCCTGAAGATTTGGGTTAAAGATGCGTCTAGCCAGAGGTTCGTGAAAGGAGCTCTGGTGAGTGTGTTTTTGAATGGATCCCAGATTCACTCCAGCCAGACTCTGGAGAATGGGGAGGTCACGGTCACTGTTCCATACCACCTTGGCCTGACCCTCACTCTGGTGGCCAGCATGGAGGGTTATGTGCTCACCCAGCTGCCTTGGAAAACCACCAAGATGCCCA TTTTTTCTGTTATTACAATGTCCCTGCGCCCTCAAACACAAGGGAACATCTGGCTCTTTGATGATACTGTGCTGATAACTCGAAAAGCATCTG ATCTGTCATTTCAACCAAGTGTACAGTTTCCCAAAAGTCTCCTCAAACTGTCTGAGAACACTACCATCTCCATGTTGTCAGCCTATCTGACAGTTCCAACCCTGCCTACAGAAAAAGACTCAAATTTCTTTACTCTAAACCAGAGCGGTAAAGGAG GTTATAGGAATGTCAAGTTAAACCCCTTGGCTATGATCAGTGCCCAGTTAGTGTCTAATGGAAAAGAGGTTGACGTCAAAGGACCcattcagctcaaaataccacTTCCCTACAACACCCACATCCGACCATCTGACTCGCTGCCTGCTTGGACCTTCAACATGACCATAG GTACCTGGGTAAATAAAGGTATAGGCACTGTTCAGATGGAGACAAATGGCCTAGTCTGGAATTACGTAGCACCTCAACTTGGTAACTGGATTGCTGCACCACCACCATCATCAG GTTATATGGGGCTCGCAAGCTCAATGGATTTCATTTCCTACCACACATACCTTCTTGTGGGTATCTTGGGAGGAACTCTTGTGATAGTCATTGGATTTTTATCTGTGATTGTATTTCACTGCAG AGATTTAAACTATGAAGCTGGAAGAAAGCGATGGAATTCCACCAGGCTCACTGTACTGAAGAAAGACCAGACCACTTCCACCAGCTCTGATGAGGCTCAAGAACTTTTCTTTCATAATGGGGACCGGTCTTACTCTCTGGCTGCAAGAGGCATCGGCCACGATGCATCAGACTCTCCACGACACCAAGCCAACTACAACATTTATGTGGAAAATATTGGCCGGCCAGCGGGCAATCTGTACGAGAATATTGGAGCTGTGGGATTAGAAAGCTTCAGAGCCGCAGTGTCTAATCTCTATGTTAATAGTGACGAAGTTGCAAAGCTACGGGAAAAATCTGAACAGAATGGCTCACGCCAGAATGGTGCGGAGAATGTAGTTTTCAGAGACAAGCTGTTCCACATCTATAACCAGTCTGTGGCAATTGTACCGGCCCCAGAGTTGTTCACTTCCCAGGGACAAGCTGACCCATCTGGAAGTAGATCTGCCACTTTCCCACGGAATGGCATGGAGCATGGAGCTCAGACAGAGCGTAACTTAAAAGACAGTTTCACTCAGACATTACCTAAAGTTCCCCAGCAGGACAGTGACGAGCAGCAGGCTCTGGAAGGAGCACAAGCCGCTGCTGCAAACCCAGGGTTATGGGGCCGCTACAGTCATCTCCTGGAATCCGTATCTGTCCCAGGAACTTTGAACGAAGCAGCCAGAATGGGGCCTTTCCGGGGGGAACTCCAGGGAATATCAGAGCAAACCTTGCTGGAGCTCTCCAAGGGTAAGCCGTCCATTCACCCGCCCCGGGCCTGGTTTGTGTCTCTGGATGGTAAACCAGCAGCCCAGGTTCGTCACTCTGTGATTGAGCTTCAGGGAAGACATCGTCCAGGCAGCAGCAATGACACAAGCTTGGACTCTGGAGTGGACATGAACGAGCTGCAGCAGCCTCTGCGGAAAAGCGAGGAACCTTCAAGCTCTAGCATGGCTAAAATAAGTGGAAATCAAGAGCAGGACTTGAGCAGCAGTGAAATTGGGAGTCCCGAGGACACGTCCCTGAGGAACACCCTGGAAGGCAGTAGTGCAGCCATTCCCAACATCCCAGAAGACAGGGATGCAGGGGACACCTCTAGCGAGTCCAAATCTACCCCTCCACCACGGAGACTGCGGAAGGTTCGAGACAAGAAGCCTGACAAGAAGACATCTCGACACATGAGGGAGGAGAGACCCCAAATGAAACACTAA